In one Thermanaerovibrio velox DSM 12556 genomic region, the following are encoded:
- the grdA gene encoding glycine/sarcosine/betaine reductase complex selenoprotein A, with amino-acid sequence MGKLAGKKLILLGERDGVPGPAMEACLKDCGAEIAFAVTECFVUTAAGAMDLQNQQRVKDIAEKFGAENVVVILGSSDAEGAEIYAETVTAGDPTYAGPLAGVSLGLPVYHIFDPEIKAEADPAQWEEQVSMMEMVLDPEALSEAVRKIRETHSKHTL; translated from the coding sequence ATGGGGAAGCTGGCTGGTAAGAAGCTCATTCTGTTGGGTGAGCGAGATGGAGTGCCCGGGCCCGCCATGGAGGCGTGCCTTAAGGACTGCGGGGCGGAGATAGCCTTTGCGGTCACCGAGTGCTTCGTCTGAACCGCCGCTGGAGCCATGGACCTGCAGAATCAGCAGAGGGTTAAGGACATCGCCGAGAAGTTCGGTGCGGAGAACGTGGTAGTCATCTTGGGTTCCTCCGATGCGGAGGGGGCTGAGATCTACGCGGAGACCGTAACCGCTGGTGATCCCACCTATGCGGGTCCGTTGGCGGGAGTCTCGTTGGGACTTCCCGTATATCACATCTTTGATCCAGAGATAAAGGCGGAGGCTGACCCAGCCCAGTGGGAGGAGCAGGTCAGCATGATGGAGATGGTCCTCGATCCGGAGGCCTTGTCCGAGGCGGTTAGGAAGATTAGGGAGACCCACAGCAAGCATACCCTCTAA
- a CDS encoding thioredoxin family protein, with protein sequence MIEVNKDNYEAEVLGSSLPVVVDFWGPSCGPCLALMPEVTKMAEEFEGRVKFCKLNAAENRRLCAGLKVMGLPTFLFYKNGELVDRITGAEVTLEAIRERAEKLLG encoded by the coding sequence ATGATCGAGGTTAACAAGGACAACTACGAGGCGGAGGTTCTTGGTTCTTCCCTGCCCGTGGTGGTGGATTTCTGGGGGCCCTCCTGCGGTCCGTGTCTTGCGTTGATGCCGGAGGTCACCAAGATGGCGGAGGAGTTTGAAGGACGGGTTAAGTTCTGCAAGCTCAACGCCGCGGAGAACCGGAGGCTTTGTGCGGGTTTGAAGGTTATGGGGCTCCCCACCTTCCTGTTCTACAAGAACGGCGAGCTGGTAGACAGGATAACCGGGGCGGAGGTAACCCTCGAGGCCATAAGGGAGAGGGCTGAGAAGCTCCTGGGGTGA
- a CDS encoding GrdX family protein, protein MLLASRDMVHRGHRLLSHPLYGNMRPHQQPFRTVLLDGSLGRLDYDSLNLIEEALGVYRSYGDLPSPESFPHKDDLAYVDLKLIEHTLDIYGL, encoded by the coding sequence GTGCTCCTCGCGTCCCGGGACATGGTTCACAGGGGTCACAGACTCCTTTCCCATCCCCTTTATGGAAACATGAGGCCCCACCAGCAGCCTTTCAGGACCGTGCTCCTGGATGGTTCTTTGGGGCGGTTGGATTACGATTCCCTGAATCTCATAGAGGAGGCCCTTGGGGTCTACAGGTCCTATGGGGATCTTCCTTCCCCGGAGAGTTTCCCTCACAAGGACGACTTGGCTTACGTGGATCTTAAGCTCATAGAGCATACCCTGGACATCTACGGCCTTTAG
- the alr gene encoding alanine racemase, producing the protein MLRPTRMEVDLKAIRHNYRQIASYVGGRAQVICVVKANAYGLGARRVVESLRAEGVTRFAVATPDEAVQLREWGAGEPILVLGQSLPSAAGEMVARDVACAVGDMAFAEALSLESRRQGRQGRVHIKVDTGMGRIGFLPREAEEAVPQIMSMGNLDVEGIFTHFSTADEPRLSFAEEQFTRFGDLLDRMRSRGFRFRLRHACNSAALIRMPHAHLDAVRPGIVLYGMRPSPVCPVPLDLKVPFQVKTQVVAVRDLPPMWGVSYGMRYVTRGEERLAVLPIGYRDGYLRCLTGKAQVLIRGRRFPVVGTICMDQCMVDVTDDPSVRVGDEVVLLGSQGEETITPDEFASWLGTIVYEVPGIFSERVPRVYVGED; encoded by the coding sequence ATGTTAAGGCCTACTCGGATGGAGGTAGACCTCAAGGCGATAAGGCATAACTACAGGCAGATAGCTTCTTATGTTGGTGGCCGGGCCCAGGTGATATGTGTGGTCAAGGCTAACGCCTACGGCCTTGGGGCCAGAAGGGTGGTTGAGTCCCTCAGGGCTGAAGGGGTGACCAGGTTCGCGGTGGCAACCCCCGATGAGGCGGTTCAGCTTAGGGAGTGGGGAGCGGGGGAGCCCATCCTGGTGTTGGGGCAGAGCCTGCCGTCCGCCGCGGGGGAGATGGTGGCCCGGGACGTGGCTTGCGCGGTGGGAGACATGGCCTTTGCGGAGGCGTTGAGCTTGGAGTCGAGGCGCCAGGGCCGCCAGGGTAGGGTTCACATAAAGGTCGACACCGGTATGGGGAGGATCGGTTTCCTCCCCCGAGAGGCAGAGGAAGCGGTCCCCCAGATCATGTCCATGGGTAACTTGGACGTGGAGGGGATCTTTACCCACTTCTCCACCGCTGACGAGCCCAGGCTGTCCTTTGCGGAGGAGCAGTTTACCAGGTTCGGAGACCTGTTGGATCGGATGAGGTCAAGGGGGTTCCGCTTCAGGCTAAGGCACGCTTGCAACAGTGCGGCCCTCATAAGGATGCCCCATGCACACCTTGATGCGGTGAGACCGGGCATAGTTCTCTATGGCATGAGACCGTCGCCGGTGTGCCCGGTGCCATTGGACCTCAAGGTACCCTTTCAGGTTAAGACCCAGGTGGTGGCGGTAAGGGATCTGCCTCCCATGTGGGGGGTGAGTTACGGGATGAGGTACGTCACCCGGGGTGAGGAGAGGCTTGCGGTGCTCCCCATTGGCTACAGGGACGGGTATCTAAGATGCCTTACCGGCAAGGCCCAGGTTCTCATAAGGGGCAGGCGTTTCCCGGTGGTGGGAACCATATGCATGGATCAGTGCATGGTGGATGTAACCGATGATCCCTCCGTAAGAGTTGGAGATGAGGTTGTTCTATTGGGATCTCAAGGAGAGGAGACCATAACGCCCGATGAGTTTGCCTCCTGGCTTGGCACGATAGTCTACGAGGTGCCGGGCATTTTCTCCGAGAGGGTGCCGAGGGTGTACGTGGGTGAGGACTGA
- the grdB gene encoding glycine reductase complex selenoprotein B yields MAYRIVHYLNQFFAGLGGEEKADTTPLKKDGPVGPGMALNAAFGGEAEVVGTVICGDGYFAEHMDEATDQVLELISSFSPDAVVLGPAFNAGRYGTACGAVGDAVSKRLGIPVVGGMYPENPGVEMYRKSFPIVRTSDNARGIKDAVPAMAGIALKLLKGEPLGAPAEEGYIERGVRVNLFRDVIGAERAVEMLVRKLKGEPFTTEYPMPVFDRVPPAGALKDLKNATIALVTSGGIVPKGNPDHIEASSATKYGEYSIDGVASLTSDGYATAHGGYDPTYANSDPNRVLPVDVLRQMESEGVFKKLYPYFYSTVGNGTPVANAKRFGQEIASKLKKDGVDAVILTSTUGTCTRCGATMVKEIERAGIPVVHVCTIVPISLTVGANRIVPAVAIPHPLGDPNRTREEELDIRRRLVEKALKALQTEVSDQTVFAD; encoded by the coding sequence ATGGCCTATAGAATAGTTCACTACCTCAACCAGTTCTTCGCCGGCTTAGGGGGAGAGGAAAAGGCGGACACCACGCCGCTCAAGAAGGACGGCCCCGTGGGGCCTGGCATGGCCCTTAACGCGGCCTTTGGCGGCGAGGCGGAGGTTGTGGGCACCGTGATATGCGGTGACGGTTACTTTGCGGAGCACATGGATGAGGCTACGGATCAGGTCCTCGAGCTCATCTCGTCCTTCTCCCCCGACGCGGTGGTCTTGGGGCCCGCTTTCAACGCGGGGCGTTACGGGACCGCATGCGGCGCCGTGGGGGATGCGGTTTCTAAGAGGCTTGGCATACCGGTAGTGGGTGGCATGTATCCCGAGAACCCGGGCGTTGAGATGTACCGTAAGAGTTTCCCCATAGTGAGGACCTCTGACAACGCCAGGGGGATAAAGGACGCGGTGCCCGCCATGGCGGGGATAGCCCTTAAGCTGCTAAAGGGTGAGCCCCTTGGTGCTCCTGCTGAGGAGGGCTACATCGAGCGTGGGGTGCGGGTTAACCTTTTCAGGGACGTTATAGGAGCAGAGCGGGCGGTGGAAATGTTGGTCCGCAAGCTCAAGGGTGAGCCCTTTACCACCGAGTATCCCATGCCGGTTTTTGACAGGGTGCCTCCTGCAGGGGCTCTCAAGGACCTGAAGAACGCCACCATAGCCCTTGTTACCTCCGGTGGGATAGTGCCCAAGGGTAATCCGGATCACATCGAGGCGTCCAGCGCCACGAAGTACGGCGAGTACTCCATAGACGGAGTTGCGAGCCTTACCAGCGATGGTTATGCCACTGCTCACGGTGGATATGATCCGACCTACGCCAACTCCGACCCCAACCGGGTGCTCCCGGTGGACGTGCTTCGCCAGATGGAGTCCGAAGGGGTGTTCAAGAAGCTGTACCCCTACTTCTACAGCACCGTTGGCAACGGTACCCCTGTGGCCAACGCCAAGAGGTTCGGGCAGGAGATAGCCTCAAAGCTTAAGAAGGATGGGGTGGATGCGGTCATCCTCACATCCACCTGAGGAACCTGTACTCGTTGCGGTGCAACGATGGTAAAGGAGATAGAGAGAGCGGGCATTCCGGTGGTGCACGTGTGTACCATCGTGCCGATATCCTTGACCGTGGGGGCTAACCGTATAGTTCCTGCGGTTGCCATACCGCACCCCCTGGGAGATCCCAACAGGACCAGGGAGGAGGAGCTGGACATCAGGCGCCGCCTGGTGGAGAAGGCCCTTAAGGCCCTTCAGACCGAGGTCAGCGACCAGACCGTGTTTGCCGACTGA
- a CDS encoding glycine/sarcosine/betaine reductase component B subunit, giving the protein MRLELNEFCVKALEWGSSTRLEGGTLYVSKEEIIEHLKGDERLKSVDVDLARPGEKVRITPVKDAVEPRCKLEGPGEVFPGFIGDVETVGSGRTLVLKGAAVLTCGRIVGFQEGIVDMSGPGAEYTPFSKTFNVVLVFEPRDGLEKHDYEAACRLAGLKCAHFLARKAMESVGGVKPDNVEVFELPSLREAMTSHPGLPKVAYLYMLQTQGLLHDTYVYGVDAKRIIPTLIHPNEVMDGAIVSGNCVSACDKNSTYVHLNNPVIRALYARHGVDLNFVGCIITNENVTLADKKRSSSYATKLAAMLGVDGVVISEEGFGNPDTDLIMNCRKAEALGIKTVLITDEYAGRDGASQSLADAAKEADAVVTAGNANAMIVLPPMEKVIGFTEYVDVIAGGFSGSLREDGSIEVELQAITGATCELGFGKLSATTY; this is encoded by the coding sequence ATGAGGCTGGAGCTTAACGAATTTTGCGTTAAAGCATTGGAGTGGGGGAGCTCGACTAGGCTTGAGGGCGGCACGCTCTACGTCTCCAAGGAGGAGATCATAGAGCACCTTAAGGGTGATGAGCGCCTTAAGTCTGTTGACGTGGACCTGGCTCGTCCGGGAGAGAAGGTTAGGATAACCCCGGTCAAGGATGCGGTGGAGCCCCGGTGCAAGCTGGAGGGCCCCGGGGAGGTGTTCCCCGGTTTCATCGGTGACGTGGAAACCGTTGGGAGCGGAAGGACCTTGGTTCTCAAAGGGGCGGCGGTGCTAACCTGTGGGCGTATAGTGGGCTTCCAGGAGGGCATCGTTGACATGAGCGGTCCTGGGGCGGAGTATACCCCCTTCTCGAAGACCTTCAACGTGGTGCTCGTCTTTGAGCCCCGGGATGGCCTGGAGAAACACGATTACGAAGCTGCCTGCCGTCTAGCGGGGTTGAAGTGTGCCCACTTCCTGGCGAGGAAGGCGATGGAATCGGTCGGTGGGGTTAAGCCTGACAACGTGGAGGTGTTTGAGCTGCCTTCCCTCAGGGAGGCCATGACGTCCCATCCGGGGCTTCCCAAGGTGGCCTACCTCTACATGCTTCAGACCCAGGGTTTGCTGCACGATACCTACGTTTATGGGGTGGATGCCAAGAGGATAATCCCCACCCTTATCCATCCTAATGAGGTTATGGACGGGGCCATAGTATCCGGGAACTGCGTCTCCGCCTGCGACAAGAACAGCACCTACGTACATCTCAACAACCCGGTGATAAGGGCCCTTTACGCCAGGCACGGGGTGGATCTCAACTTCGTGGGGTGCATAATCACCAACGAGAACGTGACCCTGGCGGATAAGAAGAGGAGCTCTTCGTATGCCACCAAGCTGGCCGCCATGTTGGGGGTTGACGGGGTGGTCATAAGCGAGGAGGGCTTTGGCAACCCTGACACGGATCTCATCATGAACTGCCGCAAGGCGGAGGCCCTTGGGATCAAGACGGTGCTCATAACCGACGAGTACGCCGGAAGGGACGGGGCAAGCCAGTCCCTGGCGGACGCCGCCAAGGAGGCGGATGCGGTTGTCACCGCGGGCAACGCCAACGCCATGATAGTGCTGCCTCCCATGGAGAAGGTGATAGGCTTCACCGAGTACGTGGATGTCATAGCCGGCGGCTTCTCCGGGTCCTTGCGGGAGGATGGCTCCATAGAAGTGGAGCTTCAGGCCATAACCGGGGCCACCTGCGAACTTGGTTTCGGTAAGCTTAGCGCCACCACGTACTAG
- a CDS encoding alanine/glycine:cation symporter family protein, whose product MEAIMKLNGIVNGIVWGPWMLVLFVGTGVYLTVILGFPQLRYFGFMFKEVLGKIGKGGEGEGSISSFAALATALSATVGTGNIAGVATALHLGGPGALVWMLISAVFGMTTKFCEVLLAVRFREKDSLGNWRGGTMYIIEKALGLKWLAVLFAVFTFFASFGIGNMVQANSTAEGLSLGFGIPHIYTAVILAVLTALVIWGGLGSIAKVTTYLTPIMALIYIVGGLLVIFTNISAVPAAIANAIKYAFSDPSAMPGAIAGWSIKIAMTKGVARGVFSNEAGLGSAPMVHATAVVDHPVRQGVYGLFEVFTDTIVICSITAIAIMSSGVLTGQPELTGAKLTLSAFHTVLGSVGTMVLSVGLSLFAFSTILGWYWYGETAGTYLFGPKVITPFKMLWVICVVLGGWGGAEILVNLWDLADTLNGLMAIPNIIALLLLSGEVRRLVKDFDEKRSSGSLKL is encoded by the coding sequence ATGGAAGCCATAATGAAACTGAATGGCATAGTGAACGGCATCGTGTGGGGGCCTTGGATGTTGGTCCTTTTCGTGGGAACCGGGGTATATCTCACGGTCATCTTGGGTTTCCCGCAGCTGAGGTACTTCGGTTTCATGTTTAAAGAGGTTTTGGGTAAGATCGGCAAGGGGGGAGAAGGGGAGGGCAGCATATCGTCCTTCGCGGCCTTGGCCACCGCTCTCTCCGCCACCGTGGGAACTGGCAACATCGCCGGAGTCGCTACGGCCCTTCATCTTGGCGGTCCCGGAGCTCTGGTGTGGATGCTGATATCTGCCGTTTTCGGCATGACCACCAAGTTCTGTGAGGTCCTGCTGGCGGTTCGCTTCAGGGAGAAGGATTCCCTGGGCAACTGGCGGGGTGGGACCATGTACATCATAGAGAAGGCCCTGGGGCTCAAGTGGTTGGCGGTGCTCTTCGCGGTGTTCACTTTCTTCGCCTCCTTCGGGATCGGCAACATGGTTCAGGCCAACTCCACCGCGGAGGGATTGTCCTTGGGCTTTGGGATCCCCCACATATACACGGCGGTGATCCTGGCGGTGCTTACCGCTTTGGTCATATGGGGCGGTCTTGGCAGCATAGCTAAGGTCACGACCTACCTCACTCCCATAATGGCCCTCATATACATAGTAGGTGGGCTCTTGGTGATATTCACCAATATATCCGCCGTACCTGCGGCCATAGCCAACGCCATAAAGTATGCCTTCTCTGATCCCAGTGCCATGCCCGGCGCCATAGCGGGCTGGTCCATCAAGATAGCCATGACCAAGGGGGTTGCTCGGGGTGTGTTTTCCAATGAGGCGGGCCTTGGCTCTGCCCCCATGGTTCATGCCACGGCGGTGGTGGATCATCCGGTCCGCCAGGGTGTTTACGGGCTGTTTGAGGTGTTTACCGACACCATCGTGATCTGCTCCATAACCGCCATAGCCATCATGTCCAGCGGTGTCCTGACTGGGCAGCCGGAGCTTACCGGTGCCAAGCTCACCCTATCGGCGTTCCATACGGTGTTGGGCAGCGTGGGGACCATGGTTTTGTCGGTGGGGCTTTCCCTCTTCGCCTTCTCCACCATATTGGGTTGGTACTGGTATGGGGAGACCGCGGGGACGTACCTGTTTGGTCCGAAGGTGATCACCCCGTTCAAAATGCTTTGGGTCATATGTGTTGTCCTTGGCGGATGGGGTGGTGCAGAGATACTGGTTAACCTCTGGGACCTGGCGGATACCCTGAACGGTTTGATGGCGATCCCCAACATAATAGCCCTGTTGCTGCTATCCGGTGAGGTGCGGCGTCTGGTTAAGGATTTTGACGAAAAGAGGAGTTCTGGTAGCCTTAAGCTTTAG
- the grdD gene encoding glycine/sarcosine/betaine reductase complex component C subunit alpha yields the protein MLRHKEIVAEALEEIIALAKGEGRKPVRIALMARGNEVGVQELLMGARRAMREDRALKVVMVGPRVSGFDDLEWIETEDCEEAVSSAIEKGLSDPAGFDGAVALHYPFPLGVATVGMVVTPGRGRPMLISSTTGTASADRVEAMVINGVLGRAVARCLGIEDPTLGVLNVEGAASAVRALGRLKDAGYPLRFGSSLRSDGGALLRGNDILAGAVDVCVCDSLTGNVLNKMFSAFTTGGAYEAVGWGYGPSVGIGWGRVISIISRASGEPVVAGAIAYTAKMVRGCLPKVVEQEVAWAKGAGLEDVLTSLKGTATVQPDVQCPPKEPTDEEISGVDVLEVEVATRVLWREGIYAESAMGCTGPVIKLASRNHARAVELLRSAGYI from the coding sequence ATGCTGCGTCATAAAGAGATTGTAGCGGAGGCCCTGGAGGAGATAATAGCCCTTGCCAAGGGTGAGGGGCGGAAGCCCGTCAGGATAGCGCTCATGGCCAGGGGCAATGAGGTTGGGGTGCAGGAGCTCTTGATGGGGGCCCGACGGGCCATGAGGGAGGACAGGGCCCTCAAGGTGGTGATGGTGGGTCCCCGGGTGAGCGGTTTTGACGACCTTGAGTGGATTGAGACCGAGGACTGCGAGGAGGCGGTCTCCTCTGCCATTGAGAAGGGGCTGTCGGATCCCGCGGGTTTTGACGGTGCGGTGGCGCTTCACTATCCGTTCCCCCTGGGTGTTGCGACCGTGGGTATGGTGGTGACCCCGGGGCGAGGTCGACCAATGCTCATATCCAGCACCACCGGAACCGCTTCTGCGGACCGGGTGGAGGCCATGGTCATCAACGGTGTGCTGGGTAGGGCGGTCGCCCGGTGTCTTGGAATTGAGGACCCCACATTGGGGGTGCTTAACGTTGAAGGGGCCGCATCTGCAGTGCGAGCTCTTGGGAGGCTGAAGGATGCGGGGTATCCGCTGAGGTTCGGCTCGAGTCTTAGGTCTGACGGGGGGGCGCTCCTCAGGGGAAACGACATACTTGCCGGTGCGGTGGACGTCTGTGTGTGCGACAGCCTGACCGGCAACGTGCTCAACAAGATGTTCTCCGCCTTCACCACCGGCGGTGCCTATGAGGCGGTGGGTTGGGGATACGGCCCCTCGGTTGGCATTGGTTGGGGGCGGGTGATATCCATAATATCCCGGGCATCCGGGGAGCCGGTGGTGGCGGGAGCCATTGCATACACCGCCAAGATGGTGAGAGGTTGTCTGCCCAAGGTGGTCGAGCAGGAGGTGGCCTGGGCTAAGGGAGCCGGTTTGGAGGATGTATTGACGAGTCTTAAGGGCACCGCAACGGTGCAGCCGGATGTTCAGTGTCCCCCTAAGGAGCCCACCGATGAGGAGATATCCGGAGTGGACGTCCTCGAGGTGGAGGTGGCCACAAGGGTCCTTTGGCGGGAGGGCATATATGCGGAGTCAGCCATGGGCTGTACCGGTCCGGTGATCAAGCTCGCCTCAAGGAACCACGCAAGGGCGGTGGAGCTGTTAAGATCCGCCGGGTACATTTAA
- the ald gene encoding alanine dehydrogenase produces MKIGCPKEIKNHEYRVGLIPASVRVYVSSGHEVFIQKGAGLGSGITDEEYLAAGAKILETAEEVWAQSDMIVKVKEPLSQEYPLMREGQLVYTYFHFASDEELTKACMEKKIVALAYETVQEADGSLPLLKPMSEVAGRMAPLMGSFYLGRAHGGRGLLVSGVPGVAPINVLVLGGGVVGRNAAKMAAGLGAKVTILDVKANVLEYLDDTMPSNVFPVYSDPVTLEEGLKEADMVIGAVLIPGAKAPKLVRKEHLKMMKPGAVLVDVAIDQGGCFETSHATTHSDPIYVVDGIVHYCVANMPGAYARTSTFALNNATIYYGKQLANKGYVQACKDNPALKKGLNMVMGKVTCEPVAEAFNLPYTPVDEVL; encoded by the coding sequence ATGAAGATAGGATGTCCGAAGGAGATCAAGAACCACGAGTACCGGGTGGGGTTGATACCCGCGTCGGTAAGGGTTTACGTGTCATCGGGCCACGAGGTGTTCATCCAGAAGGGTGCGGGCCTTGGGTCCGGTATAACCGATGAGGAATACTTGGCGGCGGGAGCCAAGATACTGGAGACCGCGGAGGAAGTGTGGGCCCAGTCGGACATGATAGTGAAGGTTAAGGAGCCCCTTTCCCAGGAGTACCCCCTCATGAGGGAGGGACAGCTTGTTTACACTTACTTCCACTTTGCCTCTGATGAGGAGCTTACGAAGGCCTGTATGGAGAAGAAGATCGTGGCCTTGGCTTACGAGACCGTTCAGGAGGCAGACGGTTCTCTGCCGCTTCTTAAGCCCATGAGCGAGGTGGCGGGCCGCATGGCCCCCTTGATGGGCAGCTTCTACCTTGGGCGGGCCCATGGGGGCAGGGGGCTTTTGGTCTCTGGAGTGCCTGGGGTTGCACCGATTAACGTGCTGGTGTTAGGGGGAGGCGTGGTGGGCCGCAACGCCGCAAAGATGGCGGCGGGGCTCGGGGCGAAGGTCACCATATTGGACGTCAAGGCTAACGTTCTTGAGTATCTGGATGACACCATGCCCAGCAACGTTTTCCCCGTGTACAGCGACCCGGTTACCCTGGAGGAGGGGCTCAAGGAGGCCGACATGGTTATAGGGGCGGTGCTGATACCCGGTGCTAAGGCCCCCAAGTTGGTGCGCAAGGAGCACCTCAAGATGATGAAGCCCGGTGCTGTGCTGGTGGACGTGGCCATAGACCAGGGTGGTTGTTTTGAGACCTCCCATGCCACCACTCACAGCGATCCGATCTATGTGGTGGACGGCATAGTGCACTACTGTGTGGCCAACATGCCCGGGGCCTACGCCAGGACCTCCACCTTCGCCCTCAACAACGCCACCATCTACTACGGCAAGCAGCTGGCCAACAAGGGGTACGTGCAGGCCTGCAAGGACAACCCGGCCCTTAAGAAGGGGCTCAACATGGTGATGGGCAAGGTGACCTGTGAACCCGTGGCGGAGGCGTTCAACCTTCCCTACACCCCGGTGGACGAGGTGCTGTAG
- the grdC gene encoding glycine/sarcosine/betaine reductase complex component C subunit beta, producing the protein MANCSVLGTSYCLNHVPNLAYHYGNTPWVERETAGETDFLKTLRNAMCSHQFACSYAPNGAYIGAMDLSELEAHPKPWVENPMKEPKRFGRYGEIMPEDEFLGLMDLCDVFDLIWLEESFAREVREKLSSHPLMKDHMIQRLEAGHPLDEIQEETSKGALPLYLGDRVVGCCRKGHEIDECLSSYVLLENLACKAGGVLALLHLLDKTGLAPEEVDFVVECSEEACGDMNQRGGGNFAKAVAEICGCVNASGCDVRGFCAGPVNALIVGGSMVAAGARKNVVVLAGGAVPKLYMNSRDHVKKGLPPLEDCLGNFAVLLGPEDGKNPVIRLDALGKHSVGAGASPQAVTTVLVYDPLVKLGLGFLDVDKYAAELHIPEITLPAGAGDPANGNLKMIAALAAMKGQIEKAKMNDFVVERGMPGFAHTQGHIPSGVPFLGHARDWILEGRIKRAMIIGKGSLFLARMTNLSDGASFVLEGASGAGTSSEGLGKEQVKAIILEALEEALSSLRKS; encoded by the coding sequence ATGGCTAACTGTTCTGTCCTGGGGACGTCGTACTGCCTCAATCACGTCCCCAACCTGGCTTATCATTACGGAAATACACCTTGGGTGGAGAGGGAGACCGCGGGGGAGACGGATTTTCTGAAGACCCTTAGGAATGCCATGTGCAGCCATCAGTTTGCTTGTTCCTACGCCCCCAACGGGGCTTACATAGGTGCCATGGACCTGTCTGAGCTTGAGGCACACCCTAAGCCGTGGGTGGAGAACCCCATGAAGGAGCCCAAGCGCTTTGGCCGCTACGGGGAGATAATGCCCGAGGACGAGTTCCTTGGTTTGATGGACCTCTGTGATGTGTTCGACCTCATATGGCTTGAGGAGTCCTTCGCGAGGGAGGTCCGGGAGAAGCTTTCCTCCCATCCCCTGATGAAGGATCATATGATCCAGCGTCTCGAGGCTGGACATCCCCTTGATGAGATTCAGGAGGAGACCTCCAAGGGGGCCCTTCCGCTGTACCTGGGAGACCGGGTTGTGGGATGTTGCAGGAAGGGGCACGAGATAGACGAGTGTTTGTCGTCTTACGTGCTTCTTGAGAACCTGGCCTGCAAGGCCGGGGGTGTTCTAGCCCTCTTGCACCTTTTGGACAAGACCGGCCTTGCCCCTGAGGAAGTGGACTTCGTAGTGGAGTGCTCCGAGGAGGCCTGCGGGGACATGAACCAGCGGGGTGGCGGTAACTTTGCCAAGGCGGTGGCGGAGATATGCGGGTGCGTCAATGCCAGCGGTTGTGACGTGAGGGGGTTCTGCGCCGGTCCGGTTAACGCCTTGATAGTGGGTGGATCCATGGTGGCCGCTGGGGCCAGGAAGAACGTGGTGGTTTTGGCTGGAGGAGCGGTGCCCAAGCTCTACATGAACAGCCGGGACCACGTTAAGAAGGGCCTGCCCCCCCTGGAGGACTGCCTTGGGAACTTTGCGGTGTTGTTGGGTCCTGAGGACGGTAAGAACCCGGTGATCCGGCTTGATGCCCTCGGTAAGCATTCTGTTGGTGCTGGGGCATCTCCTCAGGCGGTTACCACCGTTTTGGTTTACGACCCGCTGGTCAAGCTGGGGCTTGGTTTCCTGGACGTGGACAAGTATGCCGCGGAGCTCCACATACCGGAGATAACCCTGCCCGCAGGGGCTGGGGATCCCGCCAACGGGAACCTCAAGATGATAGCTGCGCTGGCGGCCATGAAGGGTCAGATAGAGAAGGCCAAGATGAATGACTTTGTTGTGGAGCGTGGGATGCCGGGTTTTGCCCATACCCAGGGGCACATTCCCTCTGGCGTGCCGTTCCTTGGGCATGCCAGGGATTGGATCTTGGAGGGGCGCATAAAGCGGGCCATGATAATAGGCAAGGGGAGTCTTTTCCTCGCCAGGATGACCAACCTATCCGATGGGGCTTCCTTTGTGCTTGAGGGTGCTTCGGGTGCGGGTACTTCCTCTGAGGGGCTAGGGAAGGAGCAGGTCAAGGCCATCATCCTGGAGGCCCTTGAGGAGGCCCTGTCCTCCCTCCGCAAGTCTTAA
- a CDS encoding YkgJ family cysteine cluster protein, producing MEGGRWYSLGVRFTCLGCGRCCRGEPGAIWMTPQEVLAMAEYLGMSEEEFRRRYMTFRWGRQSLRERPNGDCIMLDPEGNRCLVYPVRPAQCSLFPFWPSVMSSEENWERESRRCPGMGEGRLWCLEEIEELLKSSPFPDL from the coding sequence ATGGAAGGGGGTAGGTGGTACTCTCTTGGGGTGAGGTTTACCTGTCTTGGTTGTGGCAGGTGCTGTCGTGGGGAGCCCGGGGCGATTTGGATGACCCCCCAGGAGGTCTTAGCGATGGCGGAGTATCTTGGCATGTCGGAGGAGGAGTTCCGGCGTCGCTACATGACCTTTCGCTGGGGAAGGCAAAGCCTGAGGGAGCGTCCCAACGGGGACTGTATCATGTTGGATCCTGAGGGCAATCGGTGTTTGGTTTATCCGGTGCGTCCTGCTCAGTGTTCGCTTTTCCCCTTTTGGCCCTCTGTGATGTCCTCCGAGGAGAACTGGGAGCGGGAGTCCCGCCGATGTCCAGGGATGGGGGAGGGCAGGTTGTGGTGTTTGGAGGAGATAGAGGAGCTTCTCAAGTCGTCTCCGTTTCCCGATCTGTAG